The sequence TTCAGTTTTGCACAAAAGTTCAATCAAATAACTTCAGTTTAACTTTATACTATAGTTGAATCGTAGCCGTTCATTCGCTTATCGTCAACACTATATTAGTGGTTGCGTTTTTTATTTTGTCTGTTGAAATTTTATTGCCCATTCATTCATTTGTTCAAGCAGGGGTTTCATTGTTAAGCCGCCTGTTGTCAAACTATATTCAACTGTTATTGGAACAGTATTAAATGTTTGTCGGTTTACAATTCCTGCGGCTTCTAAATCTTTCAATTCTTTGATGAGCATTTTGGCTGAAATACCTTCTATTTCCCGTTCCAATTCCTTAAACCGTTTTTTACCAAAATACAGTATGGAAAGAATGTGCAATTTCCATTTTCCACCCAAAACCTGCAAGATGAATTGTAATGATTCAAAATTGTTCACACATTTTTCCATGTTTATCTTCGTTTTATTTATCTGATTTCTAATAATAGTAACTTTTTGGTTATTAGTATACTTTATTGTAACTACTTGCAAAAGTATACCATTGGGTTTACATTTACAATTCAAAACGAAAAATTATGTTGAAAGGAAGAACAATTTTAATTACAGGCGGTGGGTCGGGAATTGGCGAAACACTTACAAACAAGTTGTCAAACGATAACAAAATTATCATTTGCGGAAGGAATGAAGATAAACTGAAAAAGGTTGCCGCTGCAAATACGAATGTGTCATATTTTGTTGCTGATGTTTCTGTCGCCAACGAAATTGACGAACTTTTTAAAAGAATAAAAACAGACGGAATTGTTTTAGATGTTTTGTTCAATAACGCAGGTGTCGTTGAGCAATGGGACATTACAAAATCGGCCTTGTCATCTGCTCAGATTTTTGAAAAGATAAATACAAACTTGTCTGGTGCTATCGCTATTACACAACAATTTGTAGGTCAGGCAAACAAGTCAGTAAGCAACGTAATTGTAAATATTACTTCTACTATTGCAATTTTTCCTTTTCCTGTTTTAGGTTTGTATTCTACGTCTAAATCAGGGTTAAGTATATTTACAAAAATGATAAGACAACAACTGAAAGGTACAAATTTCAAAGTTGTTGAAATTCTTCCGTCTCAGGTTGAAACTGAAATGCCTAAAAAATTAGGATTTACGTCAAGAGGTATGAATGTGCAGGATTTTGCAAACAAAACGATTAACGCAATCAACAAAGGTAAAACAGAATACTCAGCTGACCCGAATGTTCCTATGCTTAAATTATTCAATAGACTTTTACCGAAAAGTAGCGTGTTGAATATGGCTGATAAAATCAGTAAAAAAATATTGAAAAGTATTGCAGTCTGATGGTTGGGGAGAAACCTTTTGGGTGAAAGGGGGAACCATCATTGATTCTTTGAAAAAATATGATATGAATAATATTGGAGAATTGGTAAAGAAGAATATTTGTTTACCAGGATAATAAGCTTAGGTGCCTATTTAAAAGGCTGAGGATATTATTGATTTTTAATACTTTCCCAAAAAGAATAAACTTTTATTTTGCTCCGTAGGAAATAATGTATGACGAAGTAGTCGGATTTTTAGTTGGGCAGCTCTGCACACTGTACTTCCCATTGCAGTAAATTACCGTTATTTCAATCATTATTAACCTTTCGAAAAAAGCCTATGTTTAACCCATTAGTCATTCCATACTTGGTGACGACCGATTGCATATGCAGCCGTGGCCGAGTATACCGAAGACCCGAAGATGCAATCGCCTCGTATTGTTAGTAATCCATTTATTAACGATGTATCGCATCTTCCATGAACACTCACTTTAATTTATACATACAACTTCCTGCCTTCTGGAAACTTAGAATGGCAGACAAAAACATCAAACCTCATCATGTTATATTGTACCTCAACCTCTTGTTGAAATGGCATGAACAGCATGACAACCCCGTTCTCCACATCAAGTCATATGAAATGATGGATGAAACTAATCTTGGTTCCCGGAGAACGTATTTCCGTTATATGAGAGAACTCCTTGAATGGGGTTACATCAATGGATACCGCAAAGGAACCAACGGAGCGATAGTAGAGATGAAATTCCTACACCTGCCTGCTGACGAACAGATTGTATCCTAACCCCGTACAAAGAGTTAGTAGCAGGAGATGAGGATGTTGAAGTGTATGATAACGTCTAAAGTCCAAGGTTGCTTCCAGGTGGTACTGGAAGCAACCTTTTATTAAATTGGCCATAGTATATTATAAGCTGAGAGGGAGGATAATTAAATAAAATTTACTATTTTGTTATGTAATGTTCGATTATGAAAAACTTGTCTCAACGTCTCTTATCTATCGATGCCTTCCGTGCCATCACCATGCTGGCTATGATCTTCGTCAACGATGTCAGTGGGGTATCTAACATCCCTGCCTGGATAGAACATACCAAAGCTGCAGATGATGGAATGGGGTTTGCTGATACAGTATTCCCTGCCTTTTTATTTATTGTCGGGTTGTCGATCCCATTTGCCATTGGAAAGCGGATCGCGAAGCAGGAGTCATTTATCAAAACAGAAACACATATTTTAACCCGTTCACTGGCCCTGATCGTGATTGGCTTTTTTCATGTGAACCTGGAAAGTTATAATCGCGAAGCGGCCATCCTGCCATATGCAATATGGGAGATATTGATCACTGTAGGATTCTTTCTGATCTGGCTGGATTATAAGAAGAAACAATACCTGTTGCAGGGATTAGGAATTGCATTACTCATAGCCATGGCTGCCTTGTACAAAGGGGAAGGCGGTCAATGGATGCGGCCATCCTGGTGGGGAATATTAGGTATTATAGGCTGGGCTTACCTGGTGAGTGCGACGGTCTTTTTATTGGCGAAGGGGAAATTTCCTGCATTAATAGTATTGCTGGCCGTTTTTTTAGGGATCAATTTTGCAAAGCATAGCGGGGTGTTATTAGTGGATATACCTGTAATAGGAGACGCGTCTTCCATTACATTGATCATGGCCGGCGTAGTCATTTCCAGTATCCCTAAAAAATCAATTCCCCTGTTAATTGGAATAGGTGTAGCGGCTATAGTGATTGGTTTGATCGTACGACCTTATACAGAAGGGATTTCAAAGATCAGGTCTACACCTTCATGGGTATTGATATGTGCGGGTATCAGCACGGTTGTATTTGCAATTATGATCTGGTTAGTAGATCTGAAAGGTAAGATGCACTGGTTTTCGTTTATCAAACCTGCTGGAACCAGTACATTGACCTGTTATCTTATTCCATACCTGTTATATTCACTGATGTTATTGGTACATTTTCATTTTCCTGCATTCTTAAGTAATGGAATAGGTGGGATCTTAAGAAGTATTGCAATAGCCTTTATGGTGATCTGGATTGTGGGCAGAATGGAAAAGATCCATCTCCGGCTCAAGATATAAACTGTTCCCCTGAGCGATACTTAAAATATAACCATCTGTGAAGTGAATACA is a genomic window of Chitinophaga sp. LS1 containing:
- a CDS encoding winged helix-turn-helix transcriptional regulator; translation: MEKCVNNFESLQFILQVLGGKWKLHILSILYFGKKRFKELEREIEGISAKMLIKELKDLEAAGIVNRQTFNTVPITVEYSLTTGGLTMKPLLEQMNEWAIKFQQTK
- a CDS encoding SDR family NAD(P)-dependent oxidoreductase; this translates as MLKGRTILITGGGSGIGETLTNKLSNDNKIIICGRNEDKLKKVAAANTNVSYFVADVSVANEIDELFKRIKTDGIVLDVLFNNAGVVEQWDITKSALSSAQIFEKINTNLSGAIAITQQFVGQANKSVSNVIVNITSTIAIFPFPVLGLYSTSKSGLSIFTKMIRQQLKGTNFKVVEILPSQVETEMPKKLGFTSRGMNVQDFANKTINAINKGKTEYSADPNVPMLKLFNRLLPKSSVLNMADKISKKILKSIAV
- a CDS encoding DUF5009 domain-containing protein, which translates into the protein MKNLSQRLLSIDAFRAITMLAMIFVNDVSGVSNIPAWIEHTKAADDGMGFADTVFPAFLFIVGLSIPFAIGKRIAKQESFIKTETHILTRSLALIVIGFFHVNLESYNREAAILPYAIWEILITVGFFLIWLDYKKKQYLLQGLGIALLIAMAALYKGEGGQWMRPSWWGILGIIGWAYLVSATVFLLAKGKFPALIVLLAVFLGINFAKHSGVLLVDIPVIGDASSITLIMAGVVISSIPKKSIPLLIGIGVAAIVIGLIVRPYTEGISKIRSTPSWVLICAGISTVVFAIMIWLVDLKGKMHWFSFIKPAGTSTLTCYLIPYLLYSLMLLVHFHFPAFLSNGIGGILRSIAIAFMVIWIVGRMEKIHLRLKI